One segment of Bacteroidales bacterium DNA contains the following:
- a CDS encoding ATP-binding protein: MNQTEKGYRQLLIRSPILNERSCFLSSCHAHPESEEVLGSLLIKMPLNNLDKAVQKSSTEFFLLAIFTTLALASILILFTRRRIKKPLNAIIKASEAVAKGDNSTRLEIKPNQLDDIRMVSSAFNNMLDNINTASIELQNWSHQLEYKVQKKSEELLEAQNELIHIEKIASLGKLSASVAHEINNPLSGVLTYTKLVHKQLSKTELDPIVKQSMLKHLKVIETETKRCGDIVKGLLDFSRKDQENFNNQHFNKVLKETFDLIAHQMKMENIIFSSDFSAQSDLIYCSENQIKQACVAILVNASEAVSENGEILIRTFNPDTDNIRLEIIDNGSGIAPEDIPHIFEPFFSAKHKTSGIGLGLAIAHGIVISHKGKIEVESKLGKGTIISVILPLIKN, encoded by the coding sequence ATGAATCAGACCGAAAAGGGTTACAGGCAACTGCTGATAAGGTCACCCATATTAAATGAAAGATCCTGTTTTCTGAGTTCCTGCCATGCACATCCGGAAAGTGAGGAGGTTCTTGGATCGCTGCTTATAAAAATGCCATTGAATAATCTTGATAAGGCTGTCCAAAAGTCTTCAACAGAATTTTTTCTGTTAGCCATTTTTACAACATTAGCACTTGCCTCAATTTTGATTTTATTCACCAGAAGAAGAATCAAAAAACCATTAAATGCAATTATAAAAGCCAGTGAAGCGGTTGCAAAAGGTGATAACAGTACAAGATTAGAAATAAAACCTAATCAATTGGACGATATAAGGATGGTTTCCAGCGCATTTAATAATATGCTTGATAATATAAATACTGCTTCAATTGAGCTTCAAAACTGGTCACATCAATTGGAATATAAAGTCCAGAAAAAATCCGAAGAATTACTGGAAGCTCAAAATGAGTTAATACATATTGAAAAAATAGCTTCTCTTGGAAAATTATCCGCTTCTGTTGCACATGAAATAAATAATCCGCTATCAGGAGTTTTGACTTATACTAAATTGGTTCATAAACAATTAAGCAAGACAGAATTAGATCCCATTGTAAAGCAATCCATGCTAAAACACCTGAAAGTCATTGAAACCGAGACGAAGCGTTGTGGAGATATTGTTAAAGGCTTGCTGGATTTTTCAAGAAAAGATCAGGAGAATTTTAACAATCAACACTTTAATAAAGTGCTAAAGGAAACCTTTGATTTGATCGCACATCAGATGAAAATGGAAAACATCATCTTTAGTTCAGATTTTTCAGCCCAGTCAGATTTAATATATTGCAGTGAAAATCAGATTAAACAAGCATGCGTTGCCATTCTTGTAAATGCTTCTGAGGCAGTTTCGGAGAACGGAGAAATTCTTATCAGAACATTTAATCCCGATACGGATAATATAAGACTTGAAATCATCGATAATGGATCAGGCATTGCTCCTGAAGACATTCCGCATATTTTCGAACCTTTCTTTTCGGCAAAGCATAAAACAAGTGGTATTGGCCTGGGCCTTGCAATTGCTCATGGCATTGTCATAAGCCATAAGGGGAAAATAGAAGTAGAATCTAAACTGGGAAAAGGAACAATAATATCCGTAATCTTGCCTTTGATTAAAAATTAA
- the nrfD gene encoding polysulfide reductase NrfD, whose translation MMSNDFPVAIDNDGKSIWKFLLREFKPRGKFLTPFNIISIPIILLGLVLIVIRFWKGIGAITNLTQEIPWGLWIGFDVVTGVAFAGGAYVITFMVYILNMRKYHSIVRVTVLNGFLAYVFYAGALLLDLGRPWNVVNPIIGNNFGTNSVLFLVAWHFLLYMVAQLIEFSPAIAEWLGARRARTILSGMTIAAVIFGITLSMLHQSGLGALYLMAKEKIHPLWYSEFIPIMFFVSSIFAGLSMVIFEGSISHKVFFAQISEKNHLAQKGILHGLSKICAGTLFAYFFLQLLVFIHDKHWDLLYTPMGYWFLFEMIGFVLIPMFLFFYSYRARNISMIRLAAILTILGVILNRLNVTVIGFRWDMAVRYVPSWMEIVVTLAVLFTELWIFRWVINRMPVLRESPPWVNDKH comes from the coding sequence ATGATGAGTAATGATTTTCCTGTCGCAATAGATAATGATGGTAAATCCATCTGGAAGTTTTTGTTAAGAGAATTTAAACCCAGAGGTAAATTTCTTACTCCCTTTAATATTATTTCCATTCCTATCATTCTTTTGGGTCTGGTGCTGATCGTCATTCGTTTTTGGAAGGGAATCGGCGCTATCACAAACCTTACACAGGAAATTCCCTGGGGCTTATGGATAGGGTTTGATGTGGTCACGGGAGTTGCATTTGCCGGGGGAGCTTATGTGATTACATTCATGGTGTATATCCTGAACATGCGCAAGTACCATTCCATCGTCAGGGTTACCGTACTGAACGGTTTTCTTGCCTATGTGTTTTACGCCGGAGCCTTGCTCCTTGATTTGGGACGCCCGTGGAATGTGGTCAATCCCATCATCGGGAACAACTTTGGCACCAATTCGGTCTTGTTCCTGGTGGCGTGGCATTTCCTGCTATATATGGTAGCACAATTGATTGAATTTTCGCCGGCTATAGCAGAATGGCTTGGCGCCAGGCGCGCACGGACAATCCTTTCAGGTATGACCATTGCTGCGGTTATTTTCGGGATCACCTTATCCATGCTTCATCAGTCGGGATTAGGTGCTCTTTATTTAATGGCCAAAGAAAAGATACATCCGCTCTGGTATTCGGAATTTATTCCCATCATGTTTTTTGTATCAAGTATTTTTGCGGGCCTTTCGATGGTCATCTTTGAAGGATCCATCAGCCATAAGGTATTTTTCGCGCAGATCAGTGAAAAAAACCATCTGGCACAGAAGGGAATCCTCCATGGATTATCGAAAATCTGCGCAGGTACACTGTTTGCTTACTTTTTCCTGCAATTGCTCGTCTTTATTCATGATAAGCATTGGGACCTTCTATATACACCAATGGGTTATTGGTTTCTATTCGAGATGATAGGTTTTGTCCTTATTCCCATGTTCCTCTTCTTCTACAGTTACCGGGCAAGGAATATATCCATGATAAGGCTTGCAGCCATCCTCACCATCCTTGGCGTCATCTTGAACAGGCTTAATGTCACGGTGATTGGATTCAGATGGGATATGGCGGTACGCTATGTTCCGTCATGGATGGAAATTGTTGTTACCCTGGCCGTATTATTTACGGAATTATGGATTTTCAGGTGGGTTATTAATCGTATGCCGGTTTTACGGGAATCACCACCCTGGGTAAATGATAAACACTAA
- a CDS encoding RagB/SusD family nutrient uptake outer membrane protein — MKKYILYPLSVIVLVMLAVGCSEEFLDRQPLDREVSTNFYQTEDDAMMALTAVYDALGWDQMPGVSWAPFCTVSDILSDDSYAGGSDPNDGMDENELNTYNIPTTNLLVKATWMKNYVGIYRANLLMEKMDQITMSDDKKARMIAECKFLRAYFHFELVRFFENIPLLTATIKGPSEYNQDQETPKEVYDQIALDLVEAAAVLPTSIPAAEAGRVSKWSAESLLGRVYLFYNGVYGAELQAGELVVDKANALEFLEDVITNSGHDLFADYSTNFKLAGEFGIESVFEISHGDTPPWWDWYYVVGGEGNLAAQMQGPRVALSSDWNRGWSFGTVSQKLIDDMGDDPRRVFTVVKQEELDGTLTEGYQHTGYFSKKYSSDAEHWGADGQFELNRTCNFRVIRLSDVLLMAAELGSPNAQGHLDRVRARVGLGSIPATLDNILKERRLELSLEGIRYFDVIRRGMAYANQEFTVIGLRGPKYTDDQVVYDVTFNSATKGFLPIPQTEIDLAGGVFRQNDGY; from the coding sequence ATGAAAAAATATATTTTATACCCGCTTTCGGTTATCGTGCTTGTCATGCTTGCCGTGGGATGCAGCGAGGAATTTCTTGACCGCCAGCCCCTGGACCGCGAAGTGAGCACCAATTTTTACCAGACCGAAGATGACGCCATGATGGCCCTTACCGCAGTCTACGACGCATTAGGTTGGGATCAGATGCCCGGCGTGTCCTGGGCACCTTTCTGCACCGTTTCCGATATCCTTTCGGATGACTCCTATGCAGGAGGATCCGATCCGAATGACGGGATGGATGAAAATGAGCTGAACACCTACAACATCCCCACAACCAATTTGCTCGTCAAGGCGACCTGGATGAAGAATTATGTCGGGATATACAGGGCCAATCTGCTCATGGAAAAGATGGACCAGATCACGATGTCGGATGATAAAAAAGCAAGGATGATCGCAGAATGTAAATTCCTGCGCGCTTACTTCCATTTTGAGCTTGTACGGTTCTTTGAAAATATCCCGTTGCTGACGGCCACGATCAAAGGGCCGTCGGAATACAACCAGGACCAGGAGACCCCGAAGGAAGTGTACGACCAGATCGCGCTTGACCTTGTGGAAGCTGCTGCAGTCCTCCCAACTTCGATCCCGGCAGCAGAAGCAGGCAGGGTAAGCAAATGGTCTGCTGAATCCCTCCTCGGAAGGGTCTACCTGTTCTACAACGGCGTTTACGGAGCTGAGCTCCAGGCCGGTGAACTGGTCGTTGACAAGGCTAATGCCCTTGAGTTCCTCGAAGACGTGATCACCAACAGCGGCCATGATCTCTTCGCGGATTACAGTACCAATTTCAAGCTTGCCGGCGAATTCGGCATTGAATCCGTATTTGAGATCTCACACGGCGACACCCCGCCATGGTGGGACTGGTACTATGTCGTCGGTGGCGAAGGCAACCTGGCCGCGCAGATGCAGGGGCCCAGGGTTGCACTTTCAAGTGACTGGAACCGCGGATGGAGCTTCGGCACGGTCAGCCAGAAACTTATAGATGATATGGGAGATGACCCCCGGCGGGTATTCACCGTGGTTAAGCAGGAAGAACTCGACGGCACCCTTACCGAAGGCTACCAGCACACAGGTTACTTTTCAAAAAAATATAGTTCAGATGCAGAGCACTGGGGCGCCGATGGTCAGTTCGAACTCAACAGGACCTGCAATTTCCGCGTTATCCGTTTATCAGACGTCCTGCTGATGGCAGCAGAACTTGGCAGTCCGAACGCACAAGGGCACCTCGATCGTGTGAGAGCCAGGGTTGGATTAGGCAGCATACCTGCAACACTTGATAATATCTTAAAAGAGCGCCGACTCGAATTGTCGCTCGAGGGAATACGTTATTTCGATGTCATCAGGCGCGGTATGGCTTACGCAAACCAGGAATTTACCGTAATCGGCTTGCGGGGCCCTAAATATACAGATGACCAGGTGGTATACGATGTCACATTCAACAGCGCAACAAAAGGGTTTTTACCAATTCCGCAAACCGAAATCGACCTCGCGGGAGGCGTATTCCGTCAAAATGATGGTTATTAG
- a CDS encoding T9SS type A sorting domain-containing protein yields MTKKELLILVFLLIAFTTNLQAQTNQSSQHQTPKTGLSEYPYWIGMMKDHSVNFYVVQKAFNEYFKDRFTGKGSGWKQFKRWEYFMEQRVYPTGNRLNHAQVWNEIMKFREKYPNSGNPNRSDWEPLGPDTWTNITGHWNPGIGRINVIARAPFDPLTIYIGAPSGGLWKTTDEGENWEVLTDQLPVMGVSAIAIHPANPDIIYIGTGDRDANDNYSIGVLKSLDGGYTWELTGLDWEITQNRTIAKLLIHPANPDILFAATTNGIYKTTDAGINWYNVQSGDIDDMEFKPGDPNTVYAVTESFYKSTNGGESFSQISGVPNNNRAQIAVTEDNPEYVYFFSYENGIYRSENSGSSFTPRSASPTEGNQGWYDLAMAVSHENAEEVHIGEINTYKSLNGGQSWTQTTDWTWGNSLGYTHCDIHEMVFYGGTLYVGSDGLISKSTDNGSNWTDLTEGIAIRQFYRIAGSRTNPYKLMGGSQDNGTSVYTDDYWHEWLGADGMEAAIDHTNENIVYGTSQNGNFYKSNNGGNGGNVGIVQPGGGAWVTPFVMHPVDPQTLYVGTTNVRKTTSGMNSWTTISNLGSGNINNMYISESDPDYLYVSKSGTIYRTTDGGTTWENITSGLPDLFISYIAVHPLYPETVAVSLSGFDDGDKVYISYDAGNTWENYSENLPNIPANCVIFNNDEHEGIYVGMDVGIYYRDNTLDEWEPFSEGIPNVIINEMEIHYESGKIRAGTYGRGLWESDIHPVVPLDIVITYTVNAGDDDIIEFGETVSLDVQLKNTMEVAAQDLDMTISFNGQYINITDSNEFFGTIQPGDSVLIAGAFSFDVTTNVPDNYSVNLTTLTTSSVDLWEGTIKLKAYAPVVEPGLVVVNDGGNGYLDPGETALIEVAIVNSGSLTANAINLDISTIDPFVTISNTTAYIDVLDPAASEVITFDITVDETAPPGHIIMITFDITAAEGYATTAGIGLVVGLIVEDYETGDFSKYPWAFDGNANWYVVNSEMYEGEYSTRSGSIDDEEESILTLELDILYDGEISFYKKVSCENDPNGTGYDYLAFRVDDDEKGRWDNEVPWSLEVYPISAGLHTLSWVYHKDYSVNSGSDCAWIDYILFPAFDNGLPQLYLNPESLAKTMPPDQTDIDTLMIANIGGGLLEYSIEITGSFFQNPLDPVSWLSINPVSGSLNGGEQDDLQLTFNTTGLSEGDYSCLIIVTDNLSNQTEIPVMLTVDIGIGIADPDHSSAGNPVAVFPNPFTNETTISFQVFEKAEISLEIFDIKGEKVKTLLLNTIKDKGTHSMLWDGTSDNQNPVPGGVYFYRLNAGKQYTGRIVVVK; encoded by the coding sequence ATGAGATCATGAAATTCCGCGAAAAATATCCAAATAGTGGGAACCCAAACAGAAGCGACTGGGAACCGCTTGGTCCCGATACCTGGACTAACATTACCGGTCATTGGAACCCGGGCATAGGCAGGATCAATGTGATAGCCCGCGCCCCGTTCGACCCGTTAACTATTTATATTGGCGCCCCTTCCGGGGGGTTATGGAAGACTACGGATGAGGGTGAAAACTGGGAGGTGTTGACCGATCAATTGCCTGTTATGGGTGTTTCGGCTATTGCCATTCATCCTGCAAACCCTGATATCATTTATATAGGCACAGGTGACAGAGATGCTAACGATAATTATAGCATCGGGGTGTTGAAATCTCTTGATGGAGGTTATACCTGGGAGTTAACCGGGTTGGACTGGGAAATTACCCAAAACAGGACTATTGCCAAACTACTTATTCATCCCGCCAATCCTGACATCTTGTTTGCAGCCACGACAAATGGCATATACAAAACTACGGATGCTGGTATAAACTGGTACAACGTTCAATCGGGTGATATAGATGATATGGAATTTAAACCCGGTGATCCAAATACGGTTTATGCAGTGACTGAGAGTTTTTATAAATCGACAAATGGTGGTGAGAGTTTTTCACAAATTTCGGGGGTTCCAAATAACAACAGGGCGCAAATTGCTGTTACCGAAGATAACCCTGAATATGTTTACTTTTTCTCATACGAAAACGGGATTTACCGTTCGGAAAACAGCGGCAGTTCATTCACTCCGCGGTCCGCTTCACCCACCGAGGGAAACCAGGGCTGGTACGATCTTGCTATGGCGGTCTCTCACGAAAATGCCGAAGAGGTTCACATCGGTGAAATCAATACTTACAAGTCACTGAATGGAGGCCAATCCTGGACACAAACCACCGATTGGACATGGGGCAACTCACTCGGATATACCCATTGCGATATTCACGAAATGGTATTTTATGGCGGGACGCTTTATGTGGGTAGTGATGGCCTGATTAGTAAATCCACCGATAATGGATCCAACTGGACTGATTTGACCGAAGGAATTGCCATCAGGCAGTTTTACCGTATAGCAGGCAGCAGAACAAATCCTTACAAACTCATGGGTGGATCACAGGATAATGGTACAAGTGTTTATACCGATGACTATTGGCATGAATGGCTGGGTGCAGACGGGATGGAGGCCGCTATCGATCATACAAATGAAAACATCGTTTATGGCACCTCTCAAAATGGAAATTTTTATAAATCAAACAATGGCGGAAACGGCGGAAATGTTGGGATAGTGCAACCGGGCGGCGGGGCCTGGGTGACACCTTTTGTCATGCACCCTGTAGATCCCCAAACTTTATATGTTGGAACGACCAATGTTCGCAAAACCACCAGTGGTATGAATAGCTGGACAACCATTTCAAACCTCGGGAGCGGGAATATCAACAATATGTATATCTCCGAATCAGATCCTGATTATTTATATGTATCAAAATCCGGGACAATTTACAGAACTACTGATGGAGGTACTACCTGGGAAAATATTACCAGTGGACTGCCCGACCTGTTTATTTCCTACATTGCTGTTCATCCGCTCTACCCGGAAACTGTGGCAGTCAGCCTTTCGGGTTTTGATGATGGGGATAAAGTTTACATTTCTTACGATGCCGGAAATACGTGGGAGAATTACTCAGAAAACCTGCCCAATATTCCTGCAAATTGCGTCATTTTCAATAACGATGAGCACGAAGGAATCTATGTAGGGATGGATGTGGGGATTTATTACAGGGATAATACTCTTGACGAATGGGAACCGTTTAGTGAAGGAATACCCAATGTAATTATTAATGAAATGGAGATTCATTACGAATCGGGAAAAATACGAGCCGGTACTTATGGCCGGGGCCTTTGGGAATCCGATATACATCCGGTGGTACCCCTGGATATTGTTATCACTTACACAGTAAATGCAGGCGATGATGATATTATCGAATTTGGCGAAACAGTGAGCCTGGATGTCCAGCTTAAGAATACCATGGAGGTTGCTGCCCAAGATTTGGATATGACCATTTCTTTTAACGGTCAGTATATCAACATAACTGACAGCAATGAATTTTTTGGAACAATTCAGCCCGGCGACAGCGTTTTAATTGCAGGCGCTTTTTCTTTTGATGTTACTACAAATGTCCCCGATAATTACTCTGTAAACCTAACAACACTGACCACTTCGAGTGTGGATTTGTGGGAAGGCACGATAAAATTAAAAGCTTATGCTCCTGTGGTTGAACCAGGCCTTGTTGTTGTCAACGATGGCGGAAACGGATACCTTGATCCTGGCGAAACGGCCCTGATTGAGGTGGCGATTGTAAATAGCGGAAGTTTAACTGCCAATGCAATTAATTTAGATATTTCCACTATCGATCCTTTTGTAACCATCAGCAACACGACGGCCTATATCGATGTGCTCGATCCGGCGGCCAGCGAGGTTATTACATTTGATATTACGGTGGATGAAACAGCTCCTCCCGGACATATTATCATGATAACCTTCGATATTACAGCAGCAGAGGGCTATGCAACAACCGCAGGCATTGGCCTGGTGGTTGGCCTTATAGTCGAGGATTATGAAACCGGTGATTTCTCGAAGTACCCATGGGCGTTTGATGGTAATGCAAACTGGTATGTTGTTAACAGCGAAATGTATGAAGGCGAATACAGTACACGTTCCGGTAGTATTGATGATGAGGAAGAATCGATACTTACGCTTGAGCTGGATATTTTATATGATGGAGAGATCAGTTTTTATAAAAAAGTATCCTGTGAAAATGACCCGAATGGTACCGGTTATGATTACCTGGCGTTTAGGGTGGATGATGACGAAAAAGGAAGGTGGGATAATGAGGTGCCCTGGAGCCTGGAAGTTTATCCGATTAGTGCAGGTTTGCATACACTAAGCTGGGTTTATCATAAAGACTATTCTGTAAACAGCGGGTCTGACTGTGCCTGGATCGACTACATCTTGTTTCCAGCCTTCGACAATGGCTTGCCACAACTATATTTAAATCCCGAATCGCTTGCTAAAACTATGCCGCCCGATCAAACCGATATTGATACGCTCATGATCGCTAACATTGGCGGTGGCTTATTAGAATATTCCATTGAAATTACCGGGAGCTTTTTCCAAAATCCACTTGACCCGGTTAGCTGGCTTTCCATCAACCCGGTAAGCGGAAGCCTGAATGGCGGTGAGCAGGATGACCTTCAACTTACTTTTAACACCACCGGTTTGTCAGAAGGTGACTATAGTTGTTTAATTATCGTAACTGATAATCTCAGCAATCAAACAGAGATTCCGGTAATGTTAACTGTAGATATAGGTATCGGAATAGCTGATCCGGATCATTCATCTGCCGGAAATCCGGTAGCTGTTTTCCCGAATCCATTTACCAACGAAACCACTATTTCCTTCCAGGTTTTTGAAAAAGCTGAAATAAGCCTCGAGATTTTCGATATTAAAGGGGAAAAAGTAAAAACGCTTCTCCTAAACACCATAAAAGATAAAGGCACACACAGTATGCTTTGGGATGGAACAAGCGACAACCAAAACCCGGTTCCCGGCGGGGTTTACTTTTACAGGCTTAATGCCGGGAAGCAATATACCGGAAGGATTGTTGTCGTGAAGTAG
- a CDS encoding sigma-54 dependent transcriptional regulator: MAAKISILIVDDEESVRDSLYNWFIEDGYNVECAENAKEALSILESRNFDIILADLKMPGMDGLEMQRRIKSLNKDSIVIIMTAFASVDSAVRALKDGAYDYITKPFDPDDLSHLIRNATKQITLKAENEALKKVVSLENVDDIIGSSATMMKVLKEVESVAQSNSSVIIIGESGTGKELIARAIHSNSPRKYFPMVSVHCGALTESLLESELFGHEKGAFTGAMYNRKGRFEMADGGTIFLDEIATISTKMQIELLRVLETKSFIRVGGNKEITSDFRVICATNRDLKKMVENGTFREDLYYRLNVVSIIVPPLRERTEDIPMLVDYFIKKYCTSMSRDLITIDPAALARLEEFEFPGNVRELENMIERAIVIGNGKEIHLKDLPLGKDILNSTVESLDDHEKKHILQILNKYNWNISRSAKALKVDRVTLYNKIKKYDLKQIE; the protein is encoded by the coding sequence ATGGCAGCAAAAATTTCTATATTAATAGTCGACGATGAAGAATCGGTAAGGGATTCTTTATACAATTGGTTCATAGAAGACGGGTATAACGTCGAATGTGCCGAAAATGCAAAAGAGGCGTTATCAATCCTTGAATCCAGGAATTTCGATATAATTCTGGCAGATCTCAAGATGCCGGGAATGGATGGATTGGAAATGCAAAGAAGAATTAAATCCTTAAACAAGGATTCCATCGTTATTATTATGACAGCGTTTGCATCTGTTGATTCCGCAGTCCGGGCTTTAAAAGACGGTGCGTATGATTATATTACAAAACCATTTGACCCTGATGATTTGTCACATTTAATCCGTAATGCTACAAAACAGATTACTTTAAAAGCAGAAAATGAAGCGCTAAAGAAAGTCGTTTCCCTTGAAAATGTAGATGATATTATTGGGAGCAGTGCAACAATGATGAAGGTTCTTAAGGAAGTTGAGAGTGTGGCGCAATCAAATTCCTCAGTGATAATTATTGGTGAAAGTGGCACGGGTAAAGAGCTTATTGCCAGGGCTATACATTCCAATTCTCCGCGTAAATATTTTCCCATGGTTAGTGTTCATTGCGGGGCATTGACCGAAAGTTTACTGGAAAGTGAATTATTCGGGCACGAAAAAGGGGCTTTTACCGGAGCCATGTACAATCGTAAAGGAAGGTTTGAAATGGCCGATGGCGGCACAATCTTCCTTGATGAAATTGCCACCATCTCGACTAAAATGCAGATAGAATTGCTTCGTGTTCTTGAAACAAAGAGTTTTATACGGGTGGGTGGAAATAAGGAAATTACATCCGATTTCAGGGTAATATGTGCCACAAACAGGGATTTGAAAAAAATGGTGGAAAACGGGACTTTCCGGGAAGATCTTTATTATAGGCTGAATGTTGTGAGTATTATTGTTCCGCCACTCAGGGAAAGAACTGAAGACATTCCCATGCTCGTGGATTATTTTATTAAAAAATACTGCACATCAATGAGCAGGGACCTTATTACCATTGACCCTGCAGCATTAGCCCGTTTGGAGGAGTTTGAATTTCCCGGGAATGTGCGGGAACTTGAAAATATGATCGAGCGTGCAATTGTAATAGGAAATGGTAAAGAAATTCATCTTAAAGACCTTCCGTTGGGTAAAGATATTTTGAACAGTACTGTGGAAAGCCTGGATGATCATGAAAAGAAACACATTCTTCAAATTCTTAATAAATATAACTGGAACATTTCCCGTTCGGCAAAAGCTTTAAAAGTTGACAGGGTAACCCTTTACAATAAAATTAAGAAATACGACTTAAAGCAGATTGAATGA
- a CDS encoding archaemetzincin family Zn-dependent metalloprotease, whose product MNESQNITLISFGYFEKDFLEKIAGAVKQEFLFPVNIKEGRIDLSEFYGPGRRQYDGIKLLKAVDSMFPSESIKTLGLFNVDLFIPILTYIFGQAYLKGRSGIASTYRLKNELYGMRQDENLLHDRFRKVCIHELGHAFGLIHCHTPTCVMKSSTYVEDIDLKHHNLCIKCRNEIGIL is encoded by the coding sequence TTGAATGAATCGCAAAATATCACTTTAATTTCTTTTGGGTATTTCGAGAAAGATTTTCTTGAGAAGATTGCTGGCGCAGTGAAGCAGGAATTTCTTTTTCCAGTGAATATTAAAGAAGGTCGTATTGATTTAAGTGAATTTTATGGTCCCGGCCGAAGACAATACGATGGAATCAAACTATTGAAGGCAGTGGATTCAATGTTCCCTTCTGAATCGATAAAGACCCTGGGATTATTTAATGTGGATCTTTTTATTCCTATTCTGACATATATTTTTGGACAGGCATATTTAAAAGGACGCAGCGGGATCGCTTCAACATATCGGCTTAAGAATGAGCTATATGGAATGAGACAGGATGAAAATTTGCTTCATGACCGCTTCAGAAAAGTATGCATTCATGAACTTGGTCATGCATTTGGATTAATACACTGCCATACCCCCACCTGTGTCATGAAATCCAGCACATATGTTGAGGATATAGATTTAAAACATCACAACCTTTGCATCAAGTGTCGTAATGAGATAGGAATACTTTAA
- a CDS encoding 4Fe-4S dicluster domain-containing protein encodes MEIDRRGFFKVLGLTGVSLAIGKQLNATPKIESDVEFHGILYDSTRCMGCQSCEFACAEANGLPEPKDSPEPGVVHETDESRRSVINCYNTSKGQVYVKRQCMHCNEPACVSACLTQAMYKTKEGPVIWRGDKCMGCRYCMVSCPFDIPKFEYHSPNPKIEKCSMCFENRLQKGEMPACVENCPNEALLYGTRRELIQEARRRIYEKPDVYVDNIYGENEAGGTGWLYLSPVPFEELGLNTSLQKASYPALTKGFLYTVPTIFVLMPALLLGIQQSTKNNHLNEEKDDE; translated from the coding sequence ATGGAAATAGATCGACGAGGCTTTTTTAAGGTACTGGGGCTTACCGGGGTATCATTGGCAATTGGAAAGCAACTGAATGCAACGCCGAAAATCGAAAGTGATGTAGAATTCCATGGCATTTTATATGATTCAACACGTTGTATGGGTTGCCAGAGTTGTGAATTTGCCTGCGCTGAGGCAAACGGTTTACCAGAACCAAAGGATTCCCCCGAACCCGGGGTCGTCCATGAAACTGATGAATCCAGGCGTAGCGTGATCAACTGCTATAACACTTCGAAGGGGCAGGTCTATGTCAAACGGCAGTGCATGCATTGCAATGAGCCTGCATGTGTTTCCGCATGCCTGACCCAAGCTATGTATAAGACCAAGGAAGGCCCTGTTATATGGAGGGGCGATAAATGCATGGGATGTCGCTATTGTATGGTTTCTTGTCCGTTCGATATTCCAAAATTTGAATACCACAGCCCGAATCCGAAAATTGAAAAGTGCTCGATGTGTTTTGAAAACAGGTTGCAAAAAGGAGAAATGCCTGCTTGTGTCGAAAATTGCCCAAATGAGGCATTACTTTACGGTACCCGCAGGGAGTTGATCCAGGAAGCAAGAAGAAGGATTTATGAGAAACCGGATGTTTATGTGGACAATATTTATGGTGAAAACGAAGCAGGCGGAACGGGGTGGTTATATCTTTCCCCGGTGCCATTTGAAGAATTGGGGTTAAATACTTCCCTACAAAAAGCATCTTACCCGGCTTTGACAAAAGGATTTCTCTATACTGTGCCCACTATATTTGTTCTTATGCCGGCACTACTCTTAGGAATTCAGCAATCAACCAAAAATAATCACCTTAACGAGGAAAAAGATGATGAGTAA